A genome region from Coprococcus phoceensis includes the following:
- a CDS encoding sialidase domain-containing protein, with amino-acid sequence MKKKIVAALLVLTMVMQGAMPVFAQDESAGRVETTVDTETTKILCKEYLSEEKQIQGIEQRFSIPQEDVAFVKGLGSGTITLSFRTGSTNLQALAAINGSTHTNHYMSLYISGGNKIGFEFRKNETVNDHKNFTVNDVNLADNQWHTITLVTEKDSYYKVYLDQKLVQQWDVSETNFVDKMEWEPTSVTFGGANRISGNSYPFTGSIKEVKLYNGAVSEDQIMADHGAVSVGTPIFTYQRKMFDGTEGKMIQLPEQKEKISGLTKGTFSFAYRLNEAAVGKTIYGLLSLSNSNADREYGALYIKPKDNRIGYEVQGKGDKYITVRNGNSVNNAEWHTVTYAFDGTQAEFYLDGVSIGKFATTHLLKGDWTPDMVTLGGISRTNTTPGSKWPFYGIIDSVNVFDETLNAEQVMELHKRTLPQDEPEYGKDVYKTGEYGIYDMGDYDSYNYRIPAMVTTSKGTVIAAADQRNTHWSDWGNIDTVVRRSTDNGLTWEDPIDVIDLKSQSYFSGTQSAYTIDPAMIAEDENGKNPGRVWMLVDMFPESTNGSQGTWSIKETGTGYVKVDGKDYLSLYDKDNNQYTLRENGEVFDKDNQKTDYVVKQFEGNDEQGYHEKGDLYKSGEYVGNIYLRSASKNNDSAPLHPTQTCYLWLSYSDDDGVTWSDPVDITPQVKADWMRFCGVGPGFGVQLQYDEEHPGRLVFPIYYTIAGSGIGFQSSACIYSDDGGKTWQRGESPNDGRINKNGQVTSSQNPVGISELTESQIIELSSGNLLQFMRNTGGNGKVVVSRSTDGGATWSDPIDTTAPEVYCQLSVLYYDKNGTDGKDRVIMSNPGGSGRNNGTLRIGEVTETEDSFSVDWVEEKMFCPNNYAYSCLTKMRDGNMGLLYEHQNTIKFTAFNLDYIKDEVNLLSPTITSVTYKVEKTDDHAYTLPGDKYVITVKTDQNVTATGTPKFRFMLNGKGRYANYVSGGNDDKTLVFEYVLQKGDEGTIQFKGPKIICDEAGAVKNANGLCVSSGDMDVNMGYIGVDPSDAARDIATEQMSATAGAAQSGQGAANVLDGRADTLWHTTWGGGHGRENHWIQFELKDFYMVDGIRYQPRTSGGVNGIITEYKVEVSNDGVHFDQVATGTWAGNTAWKMVSFEPVRAKYVRLTSLDALSVEADNDYASAAEIRLTGTKTEAPPVVEADKSSLEAAIAYAKDVKTKPEYQYVVPIVKQKLDEALEAAETVFANAAATQEEVDKAKDELVKMFHYLSFTGDAKSLRDLVDIAKKLNTDIYTEQSANVFKEALAEAETVLADENALQKELDAAQKKLKEAMDGLQVISVDKSKLQKLVDSSRKYVEKLDEYTTQSGEIFMGAFEAAENILGKQDATKEEVDQAYANLRNAVFGLRLLPNKDKLEELIQSAEQIDVKLYSEESAKEFMSALSKAKAVFADSEASTQEVEDAERTLAKAMDGLKEVGKAEEQKVPNKNTTAEKNDDKEKNTSPVKTGDRSTPILFALIAALSAGTVFSVRKKEEN; translated from the coding sequence ATGAAGAAAAAAATAGTGGCAGCTCTTTTGGTGCTTACGATGGTGATGCAAGGAGCCATGCCTGTTTTTGCTCAAGATGAAAGTGCGGGAAGAGTTGAGACAACAGTAGATACAGAAACAACAAAAATTTTGTGCAAGGAATATTTAAGTGAAGAAAAGCAGATTCAAGGTATTGAACAGCGTTTTTCAATACCGCAGGAGGATGTGGCTTTTGTAAAAGGATTGGGAAGCGGTACGATTACACTGAGTTTTAGGACGGGAAGTACCAATTTACAGGCGTTGGCTGCAATTAATGGAAGTACACATACGAATCATTATATGTCTTTGTACATTAGTGGCGGGAATAAAATCGGTTTTGAATTCCGCAAAAATGAGACGGTAAATGATCACAAAAACTTTACGGTAAATGATGTGAATCTTGCGGATAATCAATGGCATACGATTACGCTTGTAACAGAAAAGGACAGCTATTATAAAGTATATTTGGATCAAAAACTTGTACAGCAGTGGGATGTGAGTGAGACTAATTTTGTCGACAAAATGGAATGGGAACCGACTTCTGTGACATTTGGAGGCGCAAATCGAATTTCAGGAAATAGTTATCCGTTTACCGGAAGCATCAAAGAAGTGAAATTGTATAATGGAGCAGTTTCCGAAGATCAGATTATGGCAGACCATGGTGCTGTGTCTGTAGGAACACCGATTTTTACTTACCAGAGAAAAATGTTTGACGGAACAGAAGGAAAGATGATTCAACTGCCGGAGCAGAAAGAAAAAATTTCCGGTTTGACAAAAGGAACGTTTTCTTTTGCATATCGCTTAAATGAGGCGGCTGTAGGCAAAACGATTTACGGATTGTTATCTCTGTCGAACAGCAATGCAGATAGAGAGTACGGAGCTCTTTATATTAAGCCGAAGGATAACCGAATCGGATATGAGGTGCAGGGCAAAGGAGATAAGTATATTACAGTCCGCAATGGAAATTCTGTCAATAATGCAGAGTGGCATACGGTGACATATGCATTTGATGGGACACAGGCAGAGTTTTATTTAGATGGTGTATCCATCGGAAAGTTTGCGACAACGCATTTGCTGAAGGGTGATTGGACGCCGGATATGGTTACGCTTGGCGGAATCAGCAGAACGAATACGACACCGGGTTCAAAATGGCCATTCTACGGAATCATTGACAGTGTCAATGTGTTTGATGAGACGTTAAATGCGGAACAGGTTATGGAACTTCATAAACGCACCTTACCGCAAGATGAACCGGAATACGGGAAAGATGTATATAAGACAGGTGAGTATGGTATTTATGATATGGGTGATTATGATTCTTATAATTACCGTATTCCAGCAATGGTTACAACGAGTAAAGGAACTGTAATCGCAGCAGCTGATCAAAGAAATACACATTGGTCTGACTGGGGAAATATTGATACGGTTGTCAGAAGAAGTACAGATAACGGTTTGACTTGGGAAGATCCGATTGATGTAATTGATTTGAAATCACAATCTTATTTCAGTGGCACACAATCTGCTTACACAATTGATCCGGCGATGATTGCAGAAGATGAGAATGGAAAGAATCCGGGACGTGTGTGGATGCTTGTAGATATGTTTCCAGAATCAACGAATGGAAGCCAAGGAACATGGTCAATCAAAGAAACCGGAACAGGTTATGTGAAAGTAGATGGAAAAGATTATCTGTCGCTTTATGATAAAGATAATAATCAATATACACTTCGGGAAAATGGAGAAGTATTTGACAAGGATAATCAAAAAACAGATTATGTAGTAAAACAGTTTGAAGGAAATGATGAACAAGGCTACCATGAAAAAGGTGATTTGTATAAATCCGGTGAATATGTGGGAAATATTTATTTGAGAAGTGCCTCTAAGAACAACGATTCAGCACCTCTTCATCCGACTCAGACATGCTATTTGTGGCTGAGCTATAGTGATGATGACGGTGTGACATGGAGTGATCCGGTAGATATCACACCACAGGTAAAAGCAGACTGGATGAGATTCTGTGGAGTTGGTCCGGGATTTGGAGTTCAGCTTCAGTATGATGAGGAACATCCGGGAAGACTTGTATTTCCGATTTATTATACAATTGCAGGAAGTGGTATAGGATTCCAGTCTTCTGCTTGTATTTACAGTGATGACGGCGGAAAAACATGGCAAAGAGGAGAGTCTCCGAATGATGGACGAATTAACAAAAACGGACAGGTGACATCTTCGCAAAATCCGGTTGGAATCAGTGAGCTGACAGAAAGTCAGATTATTGAATTGAGCAGCGGCAACTTGCTTCAGTTTATGAGAAATACAGGTGGAAACGGAAAAGTTGTTGTTTCTAGAAGTACAGACGGTGGAGCAACATGGAGTGATCCGATTGATACAACAGCGCCGGAAGTATACTGCCAGTTATCTGTATTGTATTATGATAAAAACGGAACAGACGGAAAAGACAGAGTGATTATGTCAAATCCGGGAGGTTCAGGAAGAAATAACGGAACATTACGAATCGGTGAAGTGACGGAGACAGAGGATAGTTTCTCTGTGGACTGGGTAGAAGAAAAAATGTTCTGTCCAAATAATTATGCATATTCATGTTTGACAAAAATGAGAGATGGAAATATGGGACTTCTCTATGAACATCAGAATACGATTAAATTTACTGCATTTAATTTGGACTATATTAAAGATGAAGTGAATTTATTAAGCCCGACGATTACATCTGTTACATACAAAGTGGAAAAAACAGACGATCATGCTTATACGCTGCCGGGAGATAAATATGTGATTACAGTGAAAACAGATCAGAATGTTACGGCAACAGGAACACCGAAATTCAGGTTTATGTTAAACGGCAAAGGTCGTTATGCGAATTATGTATCCGGCGGAAATGATGACAAAACATTAGTGTTTGAATATGTATTACAAAAAGGTGATGAAGGAACGATCCAATTCAAAGGACCAAAGATTATCTGTGATGAAGCGGGAGCAGTGAAAAATGCGAATGGACTGTGTGTAAGTTCCGGTGATATGGATGTCAATATGGGATACATTGGAGTAGATCCTTCAGATGCTGCAAGAGATATTGCGACAGAACAGATGAGTGCAACAGCCGGTGCGGCTCAATCAGGTCAAGGGGCAGCGAATGTTTTAGATGGAAGAGCAGACACATTATGGCATACTACATGGGGTGGTGGCCATGGACGCGAAAATCATTGGATTCAATTTGAACTGAAAGATTTCTATATGGTAGATGGAATCCGTTATCAGCCAAGAACTTCCGGGGGCGTAAATGGTATTATTACAGAATATAAAGTGGAAGTAAGTAATGACGGTGTTCATTTTGATCAAGTTGCAACAGGAACATGGGCGGGAAATACTGCTTGGAAGATGGTTTCATTTGAGCCGGTGCGTGCAAAATATGTGCGTTTGACATCTTTAGATGCACTCAGCGTGGAGGCAGATAATGACTATGCATCAGCAGCAGAAATTCGTCTTACAGGAACAAAAACGGAGGCGCCTCCGGTTGTGGAAGCGGATAAGAGTTCGCTGGAAGCTGCGATTGCATATGCGAAAGATGTGAAGACAAAACCGGAATATCAATATGTTGTACCAATTGTAAAACAAAAATTAGATGAGGCGCTTGAAGCGGCGGAAACTGTTTTTGCGAATGCAGCTGCAACACAGGAAGAAGTTGACAAAGCAAAAGATGAACTTGTAAAAATGTTCCACTATTTATCATTTACAGGAGATGCAAAATCACTGAGAGATTTGGTAGATATCGCAAAAAAACTCAATACAGATATTTATACAGAACAAAGTGCGAATGTATTCAAAGAAGCACTTGCAGAAGCAGAGACTGTACTTGCCGATGAAAATGCGCTGCAGAAAGAACTTGATGCGGCTCAGAAAAAATTAAAAGAGGCAATGGATGGATTGCAAGTGATATCTGTAGATAAGTCAAAACTTCAGAAACTTGTAGACAGTTCACGAAAATATGTAGAAAAACTGGATGAGTATACAACTCAAAGCGGTGAGATTTTCATGGGAGCATTTGAAGCGGCTGAGAATATTTTAGGAAAACAGGATGCGACAAAAGAGGAAGTCGATCAGGCGTATGCAAATCTTCGAAATGCAGTCTTTGGTTTGAGATTATTGCCGAATAAAGATAAATTAGAAGAATTAATCCAAAGTGCAGAACAGATTGATGTGAAGCTTTACTCAGAAGAAAGTGCAAAAGAATTCATGTCAGCATTGTCAAAAGCAAAAGCTGTATTTGCAGATTCAGAAGCATCGACACAGGAAGTGGAAGATGCAGAACGTACACTTGCAAAAGCAATGGATGGATTAAAAGAAGTTGGAAAAGCAGAAGAACAAAAAGTACCAAACAAAAATACAACAGCGGAAAAGAACGATGATAAAGAAAAGAATACGAGTCCTGTCAAAACAGGAGATCGTTCAACACCGATTTTATTTGCGCTGATTGCAGCTTTAAGTGCGGGAACGGTATTTTCTGTACGGAAAAAAGAAGAAAATTAA
- the rpsU gene encoding 30S ribosomal protein S21, with the protein MSNVIVKDNETLDSALRRFKRNCAKAGIQQEIRKREHYEKPSVRRKKKSEAARKRKFN; encoded by the coding sequence ATGTCAAATGTAATCGTAAAAGATAATGAGACGTTAGATAGCGCTTTACGCAGATTCAAAAGAAACTGTGCAAAAGCTGGTATTCAACAAGAAATTCGTAAAAGAGAACATTACGAAAAACCAAGCGTAAGACGTAAAAAGAAATCTGAAGCTGCTAGAAAACGTAAATTTAACTAA
- the alaS gene encoding alanine--tRNA ligase: protein MQQYGVNELRKMFLNFFESKEHLVMKSFSLVPNNDKSLLLINSGMAPLKPYFTGQEIPPRKRVTTCQKCIRTGDIENVGKTARHGTFFEMLGNFSFGDYFKREAIHWSWEFLTEVVGLDPDRLYPSVYVDDQEAFDIWNKEMGIAPERIFKFGKEDNFWEHGSGPCGPCSEIYYDRGEKYGCGSPDCTVGCECDRYMEIWNNVFTQFDNDGNGNYEELEQKNIDTGMGLERLASVVQDVDSIFDVDTIKALRDKVCEFASVEYKADADKDVSIRLITDHIRSATFMISDGIMPTNEGRGYVLRRLIRRAARHGRLLGIDGKFLAKLSATVIEGSKDGYPELEEKKEFIFKVLTQEEDKFNKTIDQGLSILASMQDEMKEAGKTVLSGADAFKLYDTYGFPLDLTKEILEEAGYTIDEEGFKASMEEQRVKARNAREVTNYMGADATVYDEIEASVTSEFVGYDRLTHTSKISVLTTESEIVEAITEGQNGTIFVDETPFYATMGGQEGDTGIICTEDAEFTVSNTIKLLGGKIGHVGNVTKGMFKVGDSVTLEVAEKERANTCKNHSATHLLQKALKTVLGSHVEQKGSLVTPDRLRFDFAHFSAMTPEELEKVENIVNTEIAKNVPVVTEVMNIEQAKATGAMALFGEKYEEDVRVVSMGDFSKELCGGTHVSNTGNITTFKIVSEAGVAAGVRRIEALTGDGVFCYYKEVEKELAEAAKAAKSTPANLKEKIEHMQAEMKALQSEIESLKSKAAKDALGDVMNQVKEVNGVRLLATAVEDVDMNGLRDLGDQLKEKLGEGVVVIASSASGKVNLIAMATDEAMEKGAHAGNLIKGIAALVGGGGGGRPNMAQAGGKNPAGIPDAIAKAAEVLAEQIK, encoded by the coding sequence ATGCAACAATATGGAGTAAATGAACTGAGAAAAATGTTTTTGAACTTTTTTGAGAGTAAAGAACATCTTGTGATGAAAAGTTTTTCGTTAGTTCCAAATAACGATAAAAGTTTATTATTGATCAATTCGGGTATGGCACCGTTGAAACCATATTTTACAGGACAGGAGATACCACCGAGAAAAAGAGTGACAACATGCCAAAAATGTATCCGTACAGGTGATATTGAAAATGTCGGAAAGACAGCTCGTCATGGTACATTTTTTGAGATGCTTGGAAACTTTTCTTTTGGAGACTACTTTAAAAGAGAGGCAATTCACTGGTCATGGGAATTTTTAACAGAAGTAGTAGGACTTGATCCGGACAGACTGTATCCGTCTGTATATGTGGACGATCAGGAAGCATTTGATATTTGGAATAAAGAGATGGGAATCGCACCGGAGAGAATTTTTAAATTTGGAAAAGAAGATAACTTCTGGGAACACGGCTCCGGTCCATGTGGTCCATGTTCAGAGATTTATTATGATCGCGGAGAAAAATATGGATGCGGAAGTCCGGACTGTACAGTTGGGTGCGAATGTGACAGATATATGGAAATCTGGAACAACGTATTCACACAGTTTGACAATGATGGCAATGGCAATTATGAAGAGTTAGAGCAAAAGAATATTGATACTGGTATGGGATTAGAAAGACTTGCCTCTGTTGTACAGGATGTAGATTCTATTTTCGACGTAGATACAATCAAGGCTCTTCGTGACAAAGTATGTGAATTTGCAAGTGTAGAATACAAAGCAGATGCAGATAAAGACGTATCTATCCGTTTGATCACAGATCATATTCGTTCTGCAACATTCATGATTTCAGATGGAATCATGCCGACAAATGAGGGAAGAGGATATGTACTTCGCCGTCTGATCAGACGTGCGGCTCGTCATGGACGTCTTCTTGGAATTGATGGGAAATTCCTTGCAAAATTAAGTGCAACAGTAATCGAAGGATCCAAAGATGGTTATCCGGAGTTGGAAGAAAAGAAAGAATTTATCTTTAAAGTACTGACACAGGAGGAAGATAAATTTAACAAGACAATCGATCAGGGACTTAGCATTTTGGCATCTATGCAGGATGAGATGAAAGAAGCTGGAAAGACAGTTCTTTCAGGTGCGGATGCATTCAAGCTATATGACACATATGGATTCCCGCTTGATCTGACAAAAGAGATTTTGGAAGAAGCAGGATATACAATCGATGAAGAAGGCTTTAAGGCTTCTATGGAAGAGCAACGAGTAAAGGCGCGTAATGCCCGTGAAGTGACGAACTATATGGGGGCGGATGCCACTGTATACGATGAGATTGAGGCATCTGTGACATCAGAATTTGTAGGGTACGACAGACTGACACATACTTCAAAAATCAGTGTTCTCACAACAGAAAGTGAGATTGTGGAGGCAATTACTGAGGGACAGAATGGAACAATTTTTGTCGATGAGACTCCGTTTTATGCGACGATGGGTGGTCAGGAAGGTGATACAGGTATCATCTGTACTGAGGATGCAGAATTTACTGTGAGCAATACAATCAAATTACTAGGCGGAAAAATCGGGCATGTCGGTAACGTGACAAAGGGAATGTTCAAAGTGGGAGATTCTGTTACATTGGAAGTTGCAGAAAAAGAAAGAGCAAACACATGTAAGAATCACAGTGCAACACACTTGTTGCAGAAAGCATTAAAGACAGTGCTTGGTTCGCATGTAGAGCAGAAAGGTTCCCTTGTGACACCGGACAGACTACGTTTTGACTTTGCACATTTCTCAGCGATGACGCCAGAAGAATTAGAAAAAGTGGAGAACATTGTAAATACGGAGATTGCTAAAAACGTTCCGGTTGTAACAGAAGTTATGAATATTGAACAGGCAAAAGCAACAGGGGCTATGGCATTGTTCGGAGAAAAATATGAAGAAGATGTAAGAGTCGTATCAATGGGAGATTTCTCCAAAGAGCTCTGTGGAGGTACACACGTAAGCAATACAGGAAACATTACAACATTTAAGATTGTTTCGGAAGCAGGTGTTGCGGCAGGCGTGCGCCGTATTGAAGCATTGACAGGGGACGGTGTATTTTGTTATTACAAAGAAGTGGAAAAAGAACTCGCAGAAGCTGCAAAAGCTGCGAAATCAACTCCTGCCAACTTAAAAGAAAAAATTGAACACATGCAGGCTGAAATGAAAGCATTGCAAAGTGAGATCGAATCACTGAAGAGTAAAGCGGCAAAAGATGCTTTGGGTGATGTGATGAACCAGGTAAAAGAAGTGAATGGAGTGAGACTGCTTGCCACAGCTGTTGAGGACGTTGATATGAATGGTCTTCGTGATCTTGGTGACCAGTTGAAAGAAAAATTAGGAGAAGGCGTTGTTGTGATTGCATCTTCAGCAAGTGGAAAAGTAAACTTGATTGCGATGGCGACAGATGAAGCAATGGAAAAAGGCGCTCACGCAGGTAATCTAATCAAAGGAATTGCAGCACTTGTAGGCGGTGGCGGCGGTGGCCGTCCAAATATGGCTCAGGCAGGTGGAAAGAATCCGGCAGGAATTCCGGATGCGATTGCCAAAGCAGCAGAGGTTCTCGCAGAGCAGATTAAATAG
- a CDS encoding shikimate dehydrogenase has translation MTNQITGHTRLTGLLGSPVEHSISPMMHNEAFQQLGLDYAYLAFDVGTDKLKTAVEGLRTLNVRGFNLTMPDKNLMCSLCDKLSPAAEIIGAVNTVVNDNGVLIGYTTDGVGYMHAVKDAGHNIIGKKMTLLGAGGAATAILVQAALDGVSEISVFNVRDDFFARAEKTVADLNERTNCKVRLFDFENPDILKREISESAILTNGTSVGMSPDTDACIIKDTSVFHKDLIVSDVIYNPEETKLLRLAKEAGCPTFNGLYMLLYQGAEAFRLWTGKEMPIPVIKEKYFSR, from the coding sequence ATGACAAATCAAATTACCGGACATACACGTCTGACCGGTCTTTTAGGAAGCCCGGTCGAACACAGCATCTCACCAATGATGCACAACGAAGCATTTCAACAATTAGGGCTTGACTATGCATACCTCGCTTTTGATGTTGGAACTGACAAATTAAAAACGGCTGTAGAAGGGCTTCGCACCTTAAATGTGCGCGGATTTAATCTGACAATGCCGGATAAAAACCTGATGTGCTCTCTTTGTGACAAGCTTTCTCCTGCTGCTGAGATCATCGGCGCCGTCAACACTGTCGTAAATGACAATGGCGTTCTGATCGGATATACAACTGACGGAGTCGGTTACATGCACGCAGTGAAGGATGCCGGTCACAACATCATCGGCAAAAAAATGACACTGCTCGGTGCCGGCGGCGCCGCAACTGCAATTTTAGTGCAGGCTGCACTAGATGGTGTGTCTGAAATTTCCGTATTCAATGTGCGGGACGATTTTTTCGCACGTGCCGAAAAAACAGTCGCTGATTTAAACGAACGGACAAACTGCAAAGTACGATTATTTGATTTTGAAAATCCTGATATTTTAAAAAGAGAAATCTCTGAAAGCGCAATTTTGACAAACGGAACCTCTGTAGGCATGTCTCCTGACACCGACGCCTGCATCATCAAAGATACTTCCGTATTCCACAAAGATCTGATTGTCTCTGATGTCATCTACAATCCGGAAGAGACAAAATTGTTAAGACTTGCAAAAGAAGCAGGGTGTCCGACATTCAACGGCCTGTATATGCTTTTATACCAGGGCGCAGAGGCATTTCGCCTGTGGACCGGGAAAGAAATGCCAATTCCAGTCATTAAAGAAAAATATTTTTCAAGATAG
- a CDS encoding shikimate kinase, which yields MNDLELYREQLAECDDRIIDALVERNSIIEKIMAYKEEYGIPILQPQQEKKQQRQIKEKLQDNRYEKEIEDVFHCIVRNSKRIQAQKLFSYNIILIGFMGAGKSTVSQYLKDVFAMHVVEMDQLIAEREDMSIPDIFATYGEEYFRNLETNLLIEMQATKNTIVSCGGGAALREQNVKEMKKNGKVVLLTAAPETILNRVKDSDDRPLLNGNKNVEFIANMMEQRRQKYETAADVIIHTDNKSVLQICEEMIAKLKEA from the coding sequence ATGAATGATTTAGAATTATACAGAGAACAGTTAGCAGAATGCGACGACAGAATCATTGATGCTTTGGTAGAGCGTAATTCTATTATAGAAAAAATTATGGCGTATAAAGAGGAGTATGGGATTCCAATTTTACAACCACAGCAGGAGAAGAAACAGCAGCGCCAGATTAAAGAAAAACTGCAGGACAATCGTTATGAAAAAGAGATCGAAGATGTGTTCCACTGTATTGTAAGAAACAGTAAGCGGATTCAGGCGCAAAAATTATTCTCTTACAACATTATCCTGATTGGGTTTATGGGGGCCGGAAAAAGTACGGTATCACAGTATTTAAAAGATGTATTTGCCATGCATGTGGTTGAGATGGATCAATTGATTGCAGAGCGGGAGGATATGAGTATTCCGGATATTTTTGCAACTTATGGGGAAGAGTATTTCCGCAATTTAGAGACAAATCTTTTGATTGAGATGCAGGCAACGAAAAATACGATTGTTTCCTGTGGTGGAGGTGCTGCACTTCGTGAGCAGAATGTAAAAGAGATGAAGAAAAATGGAAAGGTTGTTCTTTTGACGGCAGCTCCAGAGACAATTTTAAATCGCGTGAAAGACAGCGACGATCGTCCGCTTTTAAATGGCAATAAAAATGTGGAGTTTATTGCGAATATGATGGAGCAGCGAAGACAGAAATATGAGACAGCGGCTGATGTGATCATACATACGGACAACAAGAGTGTATTGCAGATCTGTGAGGAGATGATTGCAAAACTGAAAGAAGCTTAG
- the aroB gene encoding 3-dehydroquinate synthase, which translates to MKIHVTCSKDYDIYLEKGLLEQLHDYIDCQRKIFIISDDNVPECYQQTVSKQFPNSYLHIVKHGEGAKSFAVLEDCLTQMLRRNFSRKDLVIALGGGVIGDLAGFVAASYMRGIDFINIPTTTLSQIDSSIGGKVAINLDGIKNCVGAFYQPEMVLIDPLVLNTLPKRHFYNGLVEAIKAGLIQDKELFELFEQEELDIEQIIYRSLLVKKYVVEQDETEQGLRKILNFGHTIGHAYESYYHLRDYYHGECVALGMMAILKNPEIKERLSKILERLQIETTCDAEKDKVFTYLGKDKKADHDRITIVKVEQIGHAELEDIPITDLRTYL; encoded by the coding sequence ATGAAAATTCACGTAACATGCAGTAAAGATTATGATATCTATCTTGAAAAAGGGCTTTTGGAACAGCTTCATGATTATATCGACTGTCAGCGGAAAATATTTATCATATCTGATGACAATGTACCGGAATGTTATCAGCAGACGGTATCAAAACAATTTCCCAATTCCTATCTTCACATTGTAAAACATGGAGAAGGTGCAAAAAGTTTTGCAGTACTGGAAGATTGTTTAACACAAATGCTGCGGCGAAACTTTTCTCGCAAAGATCTGGTTATCGCCCTCGGCGGCGGTGTCATCGGAGATCTTGCCGGCTTCGTGGCAGCCAGTTATATGAGAGGAATCGATTTTATAAATATACCGACCACGACATTATCTCAGATAGACTCCAGCATCGGTGGAAAGGTTGCAATCAATTTAGATGGGATCAAAAACTGTGTCGGTGCATTCTATCAGCCAGAGATGGTCCTCATTGATCCCCTTGTATTGAATACTTTGCCAAAAAGACATTTTTATAATGGTCTTGTGGAGGCAATCAAGGCAGGATTGATTCAGGATAAAGAACTGTTTGAACTATTTGAGCAGGAAGAACTTGATATTGAGCAGATTATTTACCGTTCACTGCTTGTCAAAAAGTATGTTGTAGAGCAGGATGAGACAGAACAGGGTTTGCGAAAGATTTTAAACTTTGGTCACACGATTGGTCATGCATATGAAAGCTATTATCACCTTCGCGACTATTACCACGGAGAATGTGTGGCACTCGGTATGATGGCAATTCTCAAGAATCCTGAGATTAAAGAAAGACTCTCCAAAATACTGGAACGCCTTCAGATTGAGACAACCTGTGATGCCGAGAAAGACAAAGTTTTTACTTATCTTGGCAAAGACAAAAAAGCTGACCATGACCGGATTACGATTGTAAAAGTAGAACAAATCGGTCATGCAGAATTGGAAGATATTCCAATCACAGATTTAAGAACTTATTTATAA